The nucleotide sequence TTaggcagtgttattggtgatggtgacaccatccatcttggaaatgtttttttagtttttcaaaggccattaatctttataatgctatttaagttttttaatttataaattacacctttttaatgtggctcccttttaaaaattgcagtccatctagtttgatttgaaattagaaaatggccataacgtgaGAATactcaacttcaggtgactaatgctgctgtttgaactaccaattagtcatcctggcgagttatcattaaaattttgctacaagtcttaaaacttttattactttactttttgaaaatggccataaagtCAAATAACTTGGAATCAGGACTCTAAAGGCAAACTTCAGGGgtctgatggtggtttttgtatttacctgttagtcttcctggtgagttatgataattaaagttattctacagaaagtccttttgaacttgtattactgtagtttttctctaaaCATTGTAGATTAAATGTAAACATTGGtattatgctatttatgtttttttttttaaactttgttttgatttaccttaacttccttttacgaattttactaaatttactataattttaactttttactggatgtttagtGCAGATAGTCTAGCTGATTTGTGTTATGAAACATCAAATCAAGCAACCAACTCATGCTGAAAGAACAATTTCATGAAGTTAATATTTGCAGGACTGTGTAATCATTCAAAATTCATGCTTTAACAGTTACCTTACTATAAGCTGCttctgaattttaaaattgttgtgaTATAGTTTATATCAGTTTGTTCCACTGAATTTTTgaaatatacctttttttttcaggtaaaaGAAAAAGTGGAGTTTCTTTACCTTTGTATTTACCcttttttctactttatatttgagTGTTTGCTATCCCATTATATCATAATGTATGCAGTTGGAAGATGTTACTATCACTCCCCGTTTGTGCAGTTCTCTGAAACAGAACTATGGACTTTAACAAGTGAAAACCAAAACATAAGGAGGTGACatcagtttattgttaaaagtaataaatacaatctgaacataattttttgttatgaaaagttgttttggattcttataataataataattaaatcaaataagCAGCTTAGATTGAGACAAATTGATAAATcgtaaatgtattttgtaaatactaGTTGGCTATCCTACTAtgaatcataattttttttttttttttttcagttgggAAGAATTCCCTCACCGCATTCTGTGGATAACCACTGCAGGTTTAGCTGGTGCACTGTCTATGGGTTTGTCAGTTGGAGCATTCTTCTTCCAGTTTCTTGAATGGTGATACAATCAGACAACACCCCACCAAGTCTAGCTCCTCTTCCAACACCAACACCTCCAAGAAAACTAAGTGTGCTTTTCACAACTGCTTTGTTAATGATAAAGTATGATGATTACAGTTGATGTCATTTAACAATAACTGCACTTTGTAACTCTTggtaatgtaaaataattgaaactcTTTATATAGACAGGTCAAAGGGCTCATGTAATGATGTTTTGTTAGATTTTCAAAATGAAGataactttattatcattatataacaataaaatttacataACAACATAGTTGTTATAACTCAAATTTTTACATTATATGCAGTGCATTGAAAAAGCATTCATCACCTACCATTAATGTGACAttttgaaaaaatacaaataatgtgaacaatttctttaatgaacattttttattcaaaactctgaTAAAAGTTAGCACTGTTATGTGTGAATGTTAGCaaaacctgcaaagaaaatatataaatttaaatttgcttATTGCATATGACTTAGAGGGTTGAATACAGTACTTGGAGGAAACATCTGTGGCAGCAGttattgttatgttgtttttGATAGGTCTCTGCCAGCTTTGTTTAATGGGATGATGTAATGTTTGCCTATTCTTCCTGGCAAAATTGTTCCAGTTCTGATAGGTTCAATTCTGtttccccctcggtgtggattcctgtacgtggtgaggggacctcccagggaaggttctgttctgtctggttactttctctgggatctaaacatccacccacgtgtttgccatgcgtggcgacccgtgaaggggaggagaggaacCTGGTGTTTGAgtggtccaaccctaacacacaactttggccttgaattcctctagacgggcggcctttgggtggccccccttgggtcaatcggttggtccacttgggctagagtcaaccaagtaccagtgttggaagttctcaacgggtgttgtggacattgtgcctgatgctggtgtttgggtatagtgctcacaaaaccctggtgttgctgcattgtccttccatgactttgtagtgcgtcccctcatagggctccatggtgggtggggtcagtgggtaccgaaatttttttttcctatggatccttcttcaaaaaatttaaataaaatagtgaaaaaacagtcaatgggtaagcgaccacgtcttgaagactctgaacagcaatcttcaacatttgtaacacacgtacctcattttcttatattacattctctttcggaaaaacctttagggcaattgtccctcttttttattcagaagggacaagagggacttgcaggctctccaaagtcagtaaagaagcttcgatctggagacatattggttgaaacatccacatcccaacacagtgaactcctcttgaattcaaaggcaatcggggatatacctattgaagttacaccccatgctaccttgaattcttcacgaggagttattgttgaaagggatttgaagaacgttcccgagacagagattctcgctggtctctccactcaagaagtttctgcagtgagaagCATTTCCACTCGCAAacatggagttacactgccaacaaataccctcgttttgacatttatttcattacgtgcacctgccaccatcaaggcaggttatctcatttgcagggtacggccatacattccaaaccatctttgatgtttccaatgtcagagattcggccactcaaagacatcatgtcgtggtttcctgatatgtgctcgttgtgggggcaaggaccatgatgcctatgaacGTGACTTGGACCCACATTGCTTCAACtgtaatggttctcacccctcctactttcgttcttgcccaaaatggttggtggaaaaagaggtgcaacgtttgaaaatgatacataacattacttatcctgaggctcggaaattgctgcccaccactccatctaggacatatgctgctgcacttcattccacaactacagtgggaatgcagacagatctctctgtgcctccaagagaatcgtttttaaaacaaatggaaaagccttttgacctccatggttaaaaaggttaaTGAATTGACTTCCACACCCGTCtttgttcctcccataca is from Tachypleus tridentatus isolate NWPU-2018 chromosome 2, ASM421037v1, whole genome shotgun sequence and encodes:
- the LOC143244544 gene encoding peroxisome assembly protein 12-like isoform X3, whose translation is MYAVGRCYYHSPFVQFSETELWTLTSENQNIRSWEEFPHRILWITTAGLAGALSMGLSVGAFFFQFLEW
- the LOC143244544 gene encoding peroxisome assembly protein 12-like isoform X1 yields the protein MYRSCSVWNIKFSAGKIMHDMNCQELYKKQATFQLEFQKELALCSSEQVKEKVEFLYLCIYPFFYFIFECLLSHYIIMYAVGRCYYHSPFVQFSETELWTLTSENQNIRSWEEFPHRILWITTAGLAGALSMGLSVGAFFFQFLEW